The following proteins are co-located in the Herpetosiphon gulosus genome:
- a CDS encoding pyridoxal phosphate-dependent aminotransferase, with the protein MPQTLYLEWAKQQPATAILSNSSVYLPNLRSVIQQQLADAAWFEAAQQANPWGHPQLRQALQSWHSSMYPPLIVTGASSGLAVVCQALLQPGDHALIETPQYEPLSRCVAARGATWSACPRDSSSFELQLDQLASSITPRTKLLLISNLHNPSSALSAQPQLLRLQQTLNQTTDTLGIAPITIVVDEIYWHLAAQTPFRSVAELGPQWIGINSLSKVYGLSMLRCGWIMAAPQLLDQLRSAYLDLINIGSPLTEYLAASIIEQLPNYQIAAQAHVAANRQLLEHYVQPLLESELISGAIPATGCTYFPRIMRAQAQIEHVAQQTGCVPGQFFGSAYHQHLRIGFGGPSNLIEAALKAFTQTMLTLE; encoded by the coding sequence ATGCCACAAACACTCTATCTTGAATGGGCCAAACAACAGCCTGCCACTGCGATTTTAAGCAATAGCAGCGTCTATTTGCCTAATCTACGGAGCGTAATCCAACAACAATTGGCTGATGCTGCATGGTTTGAAGCGGCCCAACAAGCCAACCCTTGGGGGCATCCCCAACTTCGGCAAGCTCTCCAATCGTGGCATAGCAGCATGTATCCGCCGTTGATTGTGACTGGGGCTTCAAGTGGTTTGGCGGTGGTGTGCCAAGCCTTGTTGCAACCAGGCGATCATGCCTTGATTGAAACCCCGCAGTATGAGCCATTGAGCCGTTGTGTCGCCGCCCGAGGAGCCACTTGGAGTGCTTGTCCACGCGATTCCAGTAGCTTTGAATTGCAACTAGATCAATTGGCGAGCAGTATTACGCCCCGCACCAAGCTGTTGTTAATCAGCAATTTGCATAACCCCAGCAGTGCATTGAGCGCCCAACCACAACTGCTTCGCTTGCAACAAACCCTCAATCAAACCACCGATACCCTTGGCATTGCCCCCATCACGATTGTGGTTGATGAGATTTATTGGCATTTGGCAGCACAAACTCCATTTCGCTCAGTAGCCGAGCTAGGCCCACAGTGGATCGGTATCAACAGCCTGTCTAAGGTGTATGGGCTGAGTATGCTGCGTTGTGGCTGGATTATGGCAGCGCCCCAGCTGCTCGATCAATTGCGCTCAGCCTATCTTGATTTGATCAACATTGGCTCGCCGTTGACCGAATATTTAGCAGCAAGTATTATCGAACAATTACCCAATTATCAAATAGCCGCCCAAGCCCATGTTGCCGCCAATCGCCAATTGCTAGAACACTATGTGCAGCCATTGCTTGAAAGTGAGTTGATCAGCGGTGCAATTCCAGCGACAGGCTGCACCTATTTCCCCAGAATAATGCGTGCTCAAGCCCAAATTGAGCACGTAGCCCAACAAACTGGCTGTGTGCCTGGGCAATTTTTCGGCTCGGCCTATCATCAGCATTTGCGGATTGGCTTTGGCGGCCCTAGCAATTTAATTGAAGCAGCATTAAAAGCCTTTACCCAAACAATGCTAACACTTGAATAA
- a CDS encoding hybrid sensor histidine kinase/response regulator — MDLHHVRIVLLDQNGQATRQITSLITAIQAVRYQLVTVTEVAQALDILATQRIDVVIVALTAHVDELNWLQTIRSKAPICPVIVYAEDTDESIALHALHSGAHDYVLTSDLSPSVFQRTIRYARAIVAQSVAEQQVQALTLALATAMSAAQQLEQNLDVAIHEIQTPMSILLGYIQLFERRVASWGGIPLRERQMLNTMRLQTIHISRLVSILLDSTQMATNYGKLERRPLELGAVLRAVVASIQGMRAPHLLVLRLPEVAVWIDGDYGRLMQIFHNLLLNALKYSDLHSEITLTLRADGQIIVQDYGIGIPSNALPKIFNQFFRASNAQLQGGTGYGIGLAVVQDLVQQHDGTITVTSELGSGTTMTVQFPCTLRPNRLVELPTLINELDEVLIRQRSLS, encoded by the coding sequence ATGGATCTTCACCATGTTCGGATTGTACTGCTTGATCAGAATGGGCAGGCAACGAGGCAGATTACGAGCCTGATTACTGCAATTCAGGCGGTGCGCTACCAGCTTGTGACCGTTACTGAAGTGGCTCAAGCACTTGATATTTTAGCTACACAACGAATTGATGTAGTGATTGTCGCGCTTACAGCCCACGTTGATGAGCTTAATTGGCTTCAAACAATCCGTTCGAAGGCTCCCATTTGTCCGGTAATTGTGTATGCTGAAGATACTGATGAGTCGATTGCCTTGCATGCGCTGCATAGCGGTGCACATGATTATGTCTTAACGAGTGACCTTAGCCCAAGTGTCTTTCAACGAACCATTCGTTATGCTCGAGCGATTGTTGCCCAAAGCGTGGCCGAACAACAAGTCCAAGCATTAACCCTCGCCTTAGCGACCGCCATGAGCGCAGCCCAACAGCTTGAACAAAACCTTGATGTAGCGATTCATGAAATTCAAACGCCGATGAGTATTTTGCTTGGCTATATTCAGCTATTCGAGCGCCGAGTTGCTAGTTGGGGTGGCATTCCGCTGCGTGAGCGCCAAATGCTCAATACGATGCGGTTGCAAACAATTCATATTAGTCGCTTGGTGAGCATCTTGCTTGATTCAACTCAGATGGCGACCAATTATGGCAAACTTGAGCGGCGGCCACTTGAGCTTGGGGCTGTGTTGCGGGCAGTCGTCGCTTCAATTCAAGGTATGCGAGCGCCGCATTTGTTGGTCTTGCGCCTACCCGAGGTAGCAGTGTGGATTGATGGCGATTATGGGCGATTAATGCAGATCTTTCATAATTTGCTATTAAATGCCCTGAAATATAGCGACCTGCATAGTGAAATTACCCTAACCTTGCGAGCCGATGGTCAGATCATAGTCCAAGATTATGGCATTGGCATTCCATCCAATGCGTTGCCAAAGATTTTCAATCAATTTTTTCGAGCATCCAACGCACAACTTCAGGGTGGCACGGGCTATGGCATTGGCTTGGCGGTTGTACAAGATCTGGTTCAACAGCACGATGGCACGATTACGGTTACCAGTGAACTGGGGAGCGGAACCACGATGACAGTACAGTTTCCCTGCACGCTACGCCCAAATCGCTTGGTCGAACTCCCAACCCTGATCAATGAGCTTGATGAAGTGCTAATTCGCCAACGCTCATTGAGTTGA